A genomic region of Haliotis asinina isolate JCU_RB_2024 chromosome 1, JCU_Hal_asi_v2, whole genome shotgun sequence contains the following coding sequences:
- the LOC137282335 gene encoding uncharacterized protein encodes MNSYTQALDLVIRFPLNFDIWAPPRQHPTGRYMTILEPLSELPTPSTSLPAPLSTPVLRDVPHFVDVNLDDDDTPTQSPVRVFLSRMSGFLRRVFRAKMDA; translated from the exons ATGAACTCCTACACGCAAG CCCTTGACCTCGTGATCAGGTTCCCTCTGAACTTTGACATCTGGGCCCCTCCTCGCCAA CATCCTACTGGGAGATACATGACCATCCTTGAACCCCTGTCTGAGCTGCCCACCCCTTCCACCTCTCTCCCTGCCCCACTCTCTACCCCCGTCCTCCGTGATGTCCCCCACTTCGTTGACGTCaaccttgatgatgatgacacccCGACCCAGTCCCCAGTTCGAGTCTTTCTGTCACGCATGTCTGGATTCTTGAGGAGAGTGTTCCGTgccaagatggacgcttag
- the LOC137282346 gene encoding uncharacterized protein, giving the protein MNSYTQALDLVIRFPLNFDIWAPPRQRPTGRYMTILEPLSELPTPPTSLPAPLFTPVLRDAPHFVDINLDDDDTPTQSPVRVFLSRVSGFLRRVFRAKMDA; this is encoded by the exons CTCTTGACCTTGTGATCAGGTTTCCTTTGAACTTTGACATCTGGGCCCCTCCTCGCCAA CGTCCTACTGGGAGATACATGACCATCCTTGAACCCCTGTCTGAGCTGCCCACCCCTCCCACCTCTCTCCCTGCCCCTCTCTTCACCCCCGTCCTCCGTGATGCCCCCCATTTCGTTGACATCAACCTTGATGATGACGACACCCCGACCCAGTCCCCAGTTCGAGTCTTCCTGTCACGTGTGTCTGGATTCTTGAGGAGAGTGTTCCGTGCCAAGATGGATGCCtag